The following proteins come from a genomic window of Lolium rigidum isolate FL_2022 chromosome 5, APGP_CSIRO_Lrig_0.1, whole genome shotgun sequence:
- the LOC124658048 gene encoding uncharacterized protein LOC124658048, which yields MSVEILDGRTVQSFVEDEGAFNASVDGRFAALDANHDGLLSYAEMAVELMSLRVLEKHFGVDEAGVLGPDELAGLYHGLFVRFDRDGDGAVDKEEFRAEMKEVMLAVASGLGFLPVQMVVEEGSFLKVAVDRELARAT from the coding sequence ATGAGCGTGGAGATCCTGGACGGGAGGACGGTGCAGAGCTTCGTGGAGGACGAGGGCGCCTTCAACGCCTCCGTGGACGGCCGGTTCGCCGCCCTCGACGCCAACCACGACGGCCTGCTCTCCTACGCCGAGATGGCCGTGGAGCTCATGAGCCTCCGCGTCCTCGAGAAGCACTTCGGCGTCGACGAGGCCGGCGTCCTAGGGCCCGACGAGCTCGCGGGGCTCTACCACGGCCTGTTCGTGCGCTTCGaccgcgacggcgacggcgcggtgGACAAAGAGGAGTTCCGGGCGGAGATGAAGGAGGTCATGCTCGCCGTCGCCAGCGGGCTCGGGTTCCTGCCCGTGCAGATGGTCGTCGAGGAAGGGAGCTTCCTCAAGGTGGCCGTCGACAGGGAGCTGGCCAGAGCGACTTGA
- the LOC124651664 gene encoding uncharacterized protein LOC124651664 has protein sequence MSVEILDGRTVQSFVEDEGAFNASVDGRFAALDANHDGLLSYAEMAAELMSLRVLEKHFGVDEAGVLGPDELAGLYHDLFVRFDRDGDGAVDKEEFRAEMKEVMLAVASGIGFLPVQMVVEEGSFLKVAVDRELARAA, from the coding sequence ATGAGCGTGGAGATCCTGGACGGGAGGACGGTGCAGAGCTTCGTGGAGGACGAGGGCGCCTTCAACGCCTCCGTGGACGGCCGGTTCGCCGCCCTCGACGCCAACCACGACGGCCTGCTCTCCTACGCCGAGATGGCCGCGGAGCTCATGAGCCTCCGCGTCCTCGAGAAGCACTTCGGCGTTGACGAGGCCGGCGTCCTAGGGCCCGACGAGCTCGCCGGTCTCTACCACGACCTGTTCGTGCGCTTCGaccgcgacggcgacggtgcggtGGACAAAGAGGAGTTCCGGGCGGAGATGAAGGAGGTGATGCTGGCCGTCGCCAGCGGGATCGGGTTCCTGCCCGTGCAGATGGTCGTTGAGGAAGGGAGCTTCCTCAAGGTGGCCGTGGACAGGGAGCTGGCCAGAGCTGCTTGA